A genome region from Polypterus senegalus isolate Bchr_013 chromosome 7, ASM1683550v1, whole genome shotgun sequence includes the following:
- the LOC120532941 gene encoding spindlin-Z isoform X1 produces the protein MKTPFGKAAAQRSRADSGHAGVSVSMMKKKSSHKKHRSNVGPSKPVSQPRRNIVGCRIQHGWKEGSGPVTQWKGTVLDQVPVNPSLYLIKYDGFDCVYGLELHKDERVQGLEVLPDRIASSRISDAHLADTMIGKAVEHMFETEDGSKDEWRGMVLARAPIMNTWFYITYEKDPVLYMYQLLDDYKEGDLRIMPDSNDSPPAEREPGEVVDSLVGKQVEYAKEDGSKRTGMVIHQVEAKPSVYFIKFDDDFHIYVYDLVKTS, from the exons GGCATGCCGGAGTTTCTGTAagtatgatgaagaaaaagagttcCCACAA AAAGCATCGAAGCAACGTGGGACCAAGTAAACCTGTTTCTCAACCAAGGCGGAATATTGTTGGCTGCAGGATACAGCATGGGTGGAAAGAAGGAAGTGGACCTGTTACACAATGGAAAGGAACTGTTCTGGACCAGGTTCCAGTAAACCCCTCTCTTTACCTAATAAAATATGACGGATTTGACTGCGTTTATGGACTTGAACTTCATAAGGATGAGAGGGTTCAGGGTCTTGAAGTATTGCCGGATAGAATTG CTTCCTCACGAATCAGTGATGCTCACTTGGCGGATACAATGATTGGCAAAGCAGTGGAACACATGTTTGAAACAGAAGATGGTTCAAAAGACGAATGGCGAGGCATGGTGCTGGCTCGTGCACCAATAATGAACACATGGTTTTATATCACTTATGAAAAGGATCCTGTTTTGTACATGTATCAACTTCTAGATGATTACAAAGAAGGTGATCTGCGGATAATGCCCGATTCCA ATGATTCCCCTCCTGCTGAAAGAGAACCTGGAGAAGTTGTTGACAGTCTTGTGGGGAAGCAAGTGGAATATGCCAAAGAAGATGGCTCTAAAAGGACTGGCATGGTCATCCACCAGGTTGAAGCTAAACCATCAGTTTATTTCATCAAGTTTGATGATGATTTCCACATTTATGTTTATGATTTAGTAAAGACATCTtag
- the LOC120532941 gene encoding spindlin-Z isoform X2: MMKKKSSHKKHRSNVGPSKPVSQPRRNIVGCRIQHGWKEGSGPVTQWKGTVLDQVPVNPSLYLIKYDGFDCVYGLELHKDERVQGLEVLPDRIASSRISDAHLADTMIGKAVEHMFETEDGSKDEWRGMVLARAPIMNTWFYITYEKDPVLYMYQLLDDYKEGDLRIMPDSNDSPPAEREPGEVVDSLVGKQVEYAKEDGSKRTGMVIHQVEAKPSVYFIKFDDDFHIYVYDLVKTS, translated from the exons atgatgaagaaaaagagttcCCACAA AAAGCATCGAAGCAACGTGGGACCAAGTAAACCTGTTTCTCAACCAAGGCGGAATATTGTTGGCTGCAGGATACAGCATGGGTGGAAAGAAGGAAGTGGACCTGTTACACAATGGAAAGGAACTGTTCTGGACCAGGTTCCAGTAAACCCCTCTCTTTACCTAATAAAATATGACGGATTTGACTGCGTTTATGGACTTGAACTTCATAAGGATGAGAGGGTTCAGGGTCTTGAAGTATTGCCGGATAGAATTG CTTCCTCACGAATCAGTGATGCTCACTTGGCGGATACAATGATTGGCAAAGCAGTGGAACACATGTTTGAAACAGAAGATGGTTCAAAAGACGAATGGCGAGGCATGGTGCTGGCTCGTGCACCAATAATGAACACATGGTTTTATATCACTTATGAAAAGGATCCTGTTTTGTACATGTATCAACTTCTAGATGATTACAAAGAAGGTGATCTGCGGATAATGCCCGATTCCA ATGATTCCCCTCCTGCTGAAAGAGAACCTGGAGAAGTTGTTGACAGTCTTGTGGGGAAGCAAGTGGAATATGCCAAAGAAGATGGCTCTAAAAGGACTGGCATGGTCATCCACCAGGTTGAAGCTAAACCATCAGTTTATTTCATCAAGTTTGATGATGATTTCCACATTTATGTTTATGATTTAGTAAAGACATCTtag